From the genome of Astyanax mexicanus isolate ESR-SI-001 chromosome 3, AstMex3_surface, whole genome shotgun sequence:
gaactgctttaatttttgcaccaggagtggcataaagttatctaaaagcagtgtgtaagactggtggaggagacctgccaatgccaagatgcatgaaaactgtgattaaaaatcagatattccaccaaatattgatttctgaactcttaaaactttatgaatatgaactttctgttttattttttgtattatttgtggtctgaaactctgcaaataaatactctaaatgactattttcatgtggaatttgggagaaatattgtccatagtttatagaataaaacaacaatgttcattttactcaaacatttacctataaatagcaaaatctgagaaactgaagtggtccctttttttttttacagaggtgtatattgcaatatttagaaaTGAAGTCATTTTTACATAAAATCTCAAGAAACATTGAACATGTGTATTAATAATTCCTTCTGTATATTGAAGATTGTAAAGTAAGTGGTGCTCTATTCAATACTTTTAGGATGAGGTGGAGTGGTGTTCTTTCATCATGCTGACTTCAGCAAGAACTCCgtcattgaatgcaatcaaatcctcacagcatatAGACCAAAGTCTAGTCTTAAACCCTCTCTGGACAGAGATATTTACTCCAAAAAAGCATGAGACACAGctctttaatacccttgatttcagaagaaaccatgAATGAGTAGCTATGCCAATACTTAGTCATGTGTCATTGGGACCTCTACATTTATGGTGTTTAGTAGATGCTCTTATACAGTGTGACTAAAGGTATTATAGATAGACACCGGATTCTAGATACTTTGAGCTCTGATGCTACGAGAAGTGACTCACGTCAGCCCTACTGCTAGTGATTCACAATTCTGAACATAGACACTGTGCAAGAACATGTGGAAATAGATAATAGATATCACTACTGACGAAAGAACTGAGTATTCAGCTGACGTTTAAAGataagatatatatttatgtgtcaTTATGTACCGAAATAACCAGACTGATAACCTGAGTTGACCTGCTGTAAATGGGTTACTTATGTGAGTGTGTCTGTCCCACAGTGGACTGAGGCTGTCAATGAAGTGCAGCTGTTGATGGAGAAGATGATGCTGGTTCAGCAGCAAGAGGAAGAGTTTACTCCAGAGGAGATGGTTACTCGttttgagagagaaagaacagagagtatacTGGAACCAGCAGAAGGTGCATACTTTTAATAGCTTGCTTGTGCACTGCTATACACAAAAACTCGTACACTTTTACACACATCATGTACACTAACTTTACCTACCTCTCCCTCACAGTGGTACGAGCCGCCCTTCCTGATTCTATTTCACGGTTTGTTCAAGATCCAGATTTCATTTACCAGGACTTCAGTCCAAGAGGAGAGCAATCCCCACCAACCATGAGAGCTCAGGTGCAGCATACACACCTGACTgacccatacacacacaaacacactaatatatatacagctttggaaaacatTAAGTGAccacttttttttctgaattagtttctctgattttgtttgagtaaaatttacatttattctataaactacggacaacatttctccttaattacaaataaaaaatatagagcatttagagcatttatttgaatggTTCTGCATAGCTTAAGAGGTTAATATAATTGTTCATAGATGTCAACTACCAAACtcaaagaaaatgcaaaaactcACGTAttcttaaataatataaatataaatattattgctcTAAAGACTTCTCAGAATTCTatgcattaaatgttttttaaaactattaatgtTTTTGTACAGATTCACCAGCTCAGCCTGTATTGGAAGGTTTACCCTCACAACAGACTAATCTGacattttcagtataaaacaTATCAATAAATCCTGGAGTTTAATGTTTGGGACTTTTCTGATACTGATAAATATGTGGCACCTCCATATCTGCCTGTATCAGCTAAATTACATAAGTGGTACTGTATATCTGTGAAATGTCCTGTCTCAGATCTTGCAgtaatatgtgtgtatatgttatgTATATTTGTGTGCAGGACTACTCGTGGGAAGACCATGGTTTCTCTCTGATGAACAGGCTGTACGGGGAGATGGCTCAGTTACTGGATGAGAAGTTCCAGGTGGTGTGTGCTCTGACATATCACACCATGGCCATGCACACACACGTGGACACCTCCACTCTCCGCAAAGCACTCTGGAACTACATACACTGCATCTATGGCATCAGGTTAGACATCAATGTTACCAAGTATATTCAAGTACATTTGTAGTAAATATTGCTGTGTTTAAAACAAGagcaaaattatataaaaatgttaattgctttaaatgtgtttaatcaatttattatgttaaaatcacattttgtttaattttcatgatattgttttttaaaaacaaacagttttcCATTTTAGTTTCTgagttatttttaagaaaaaaggtcaaataaatcaataacatTTCTCTAATATTGAGTAGTGATAAATACTAGGCTGACATTATTTAATGCCATCATTAAATcagacacacatacatttatgtaattttttttacctaattgaaataATATTGTGTCTAAAATTCTActtaaatgcagaaaaaaatgtttcattATGGAACCTGAAAGTAACGTCTTCCTGCTTTTAGTTATGTTCTGTACTAAATATTGTTTGCTTTAATTTCCAGCACCTGCTCTATATTTCCAGTCTCTTATTTCAGAGCACATCTGGTCAACAGAAGGGTTCACTCACACGAAAGGGTTGTGTAATTACTGGAATGAAAACATCAGTATGACCCATTTGTATTTATGTGTCTTTGCATGTATGTGTAGGCATGATGACTATGACTATGGTGAGGTCAACCAGTTGCTGGAGCGTAGTCTGAAGGTTTTTGTAAAGACTGCTGCCTGTCACCCCGAGAAGACCACGCTCAGAATGTACTCCTCGTTCTGGAGACAGTTCCTCCATTCAGAAAAGGTGTGTAATGGGGAGGGTATTATTTACTTCTAGTCTTTTTTAAAGTATAATTACTGTTGGTATTCTCTAAACCATTAAATGTGGGTGTACAAAATGTAATGCCACATCAAATATTAGAACTTCCAAGACATATCTCTGCCAGTCCATTAATCATTGAGAGTTTTTATGTTCTGAACCGTTCTACTACAGTATTGAATTCAGTTGAATAGTACTGAGGCTCCATTTCAAGCtaaattattgatatttaataTTAGACAGCCTTAATTTCTGCTATTTTTCAATTAAGCTAATTCATCAATACTTTCTGCTTATTTGTCTTTTCAAAGTATACAGCATATAAGACTGAAGTAGGCTTTGTATTTGTCTGCTTTTAACTGGAATTTTCCATTCCAACTTAAATTGTGGAGAAGCTACAGGCATTAGAATGAAACTACAGCATCTTCTTATGGTGGAAATGAAGCATCAAGTATGAGAAGTTCTGAAGTGCCACCattgtattaaaaatacaaaaaatgcataatattaatgaaaaataacAGAATTCCTGATCTGATCTTGCTTGCACATTTTAGCCTGCTGATTCTCAacaatcttaatattttagaatAACAGTAGAGCTAGCTCTAGTTTGAGCATTTAGATGGTGTGAAAATACTATGTAGATGCTATAGAACGCTATGTTCATGATTCAGCTATTAATCCAAATGCAGAATCTATTCATCACAGTTGaacagaaatgaaaagaaaaaaatcaaaaagtgaGGCTTATTTACTGGACTTAAAAGGTTGCTAAATGCGGTGCTGTGTTGGCATGGTTCGCTGTGTTAAGAGTCAGATGGTCTGTTTCTCTTTATAGGTCCATGTGAACCTGCTGCTAATGGAGGCGAGGCTGCAGGCAGCTTTGCTTTATGCACTCCGAGCCATCACCCGCTACATGACCTAACACaaccatacacacatacacacccttaAAGTCTTAGGGTCAATTTCCCCGACAGCGATGAAGCCTAGTCATAGCCTATATTTGCCTTTTCAAAACAGTCAAAAtgtcaaaatgctgtgtagtccaagattagGCTTAATCACTGTCTGACAAACTGACCCTTAAATGCACAAGCACAGAACTAGTCCTTTGAGCAATAACATGCTGGGTgatgtacaaaaaaatatatattatagacaCTACTACAATTCCCAGtccctttatacacacacacacacacacacactaacactcctttcataaaacataaaacacactccTTGTTAGCATTAGAGTGATGAAAAAAAACGCTACAAACTCCTGTTCAGTCTGGCATTTGCACATATTCACCTACAATTAAGCTTGTGAACTTTATAGTTTCTTCAATTTGTTCTTCAGTGTGGTGTTTTTGCGCTGCTACTTGGTCACAGCTGAAAATGAAAAGCAGTGCTGATTTTTTTGTGTGGGAAATCTTCTGATCTTCTCCCAGTGACCTTTTGCTTATCATACTGTGAATGTGTTCCTTCTTTTGTGCAGTATTCTTTGCACTGACTGTGTGAACTGATGATTGTATGGCTGAGAGGCCCTCAGCACACTGCCCCCATGCTGCCTCTGACTCTTATGGCAATGGTTGCTGATCCAGTCCTCGGGGCTTAGCAGGTTCATCCATATTTTTGCTCTGTCCCAGCTTTCAGCACACCTGTAGCAGGTGCTTTGTGTTGTGTATTGCTTGGGCTGCTTCTTTATAGCTGAATGAAGCTTCTTTACCCATTTTCTCAATGTTGCCAGATCTGTTGTGTGAATCCAGTGatttttaatgataataataatgatttcatgataattaataaattcattataAATAATACATCTATAAATCAAGTGAAGagtcacacagcaggtaaaagtgacaCAAATCTAATACATATCAGATTAGTGGCAAAGCAACTCAACCAACTCTGAAGAGCTGGAAGTCTTGTGACTTTTACTTTAAGGAAAAGGAATAGAAGGCTGTGGAAAAACAGTGTATGACTGTGTGACTGAGTCAGGGATTGAGATTAGGTGGCAGGATAACGGCCTTAAAACAACCCATCTAGGCAATCTGTGGTGTACTGGTCCTGAACCTCTCTGACCCTGGTGGGTATGAATATGTGGAGTGAACATGTAACCTGTGGCCACAACTTTCCTGTTTCCAGTTAGGATGTCCATACAGGCATCCATCCTGTCTAAGTGTGGGCCATGTTGGCGTCCCCAAGGACTGGATTGAGTAACAACAGGCTTTTGGTACTTGCTTTTTGGGGGGACACATTTTGTTTGTGTTCATGGTGGGatgtcttaaatgtatttttatgtcaaataaaatatattttttacaatgtgtGACTTTTTGATCTATATGACAATAGGGATAATGTATTTATCATCATTGTGAGTACCTGATGAGATGAGACTATAGATATGTGGGTTGAAGTGTATCTGACTAATGTTTCTGGATGTGGTATAGCCTGCAATTTTAAATGTGTGCAGTGGAGGTCAGTAATGTTAATATCTCACAAAAACTTCAGCTTTTCAAAACTTTGGTTAGGTTTTGGTTAGGTATTTGATTTTGTTAGAATGAGTTTTCCCATTATCAGATTACCCAAGTGCATTGGATTACTGACAGATCTGTTTTTCTGCTGTTATTAGATTAACATGCATTTAGTTAAATTTGGCTTCTAAAATAACATCCGGCAACAGCTTGCGGATGCAAATtgttatatattctatattctattccAGTCAAAAGTTCGGGTTGCACCTTTTTTCTAgagtttctttgttcttttttttttcctacattgtaaatttaatattgaagacatcaaaactatagaGACTCATGAACAAATGGTTAAGCAAACCAGactatgttttatactttagattcttctaagcagcacatttatctttgaggacagatctgcacactcttggtattttaatctcagtgtcttcatgagggagagttatGGAATAGTTTTTTGGaagtttctttaatattaatctacaatgtagaaaataaattaaataaggaaataaagaaaaatattaaatgagaaggtgtgtccaaacgtttgactagtATAATATATATCTGTATTCTTATATATGCATTACAAATACTCACACACATAAGAATGCCTACTGAGAAAGGTCCCCAGTTCTGGGGTCTGTATAAAATTGTGTGGGTGTCGCAGTTGCGGCATGTGGCCACAGGATGGCGACAATGGACGTGAAACGCCGTATCTGATCACCTGCTCATTCATATTAATTTTctattcataaaatatatatttctaatttaataaattaattgtataaCTTTTATGTTACACATATTAACCTAatttttaaaggctttttttgGTGAATCTGTGTTAAACGAGTGTTTCATTCTttaatttttcttaaagaaaCTGAAATTCCCTCATGTGTCTGTTGGCTATTTATTAAATGTGAATTATAACTATTTTTAATTGCATAGAAAAGCTCACTTATTGCACACTCTTTGTTTTGCACACTTCTGTCTGTGTGTCCCGGGAAGGGAGGGCAGTGAtggggagaggggggggggggggggtagctgGTGCAGTGTGCGCGCGATGAGGAAAGCAGAGTCCGCCCTCGCACGCGCTGGACAAGTTCGTTCGAGCGCGCGCACAATTCAACCCTTCCGGACAGGGCGCGAGCGCATCCGCGGACACATCTGCGTTTACCTGCTCTGCGCGCGGACGAGCGACACAGAGATACGCAGACACATAGACAGCCACGCGCTCCATCATCCAGCCCTGCGACACGAGGATTCTCTCAGGTGGGTGAGAAGCGGCGCGGTAACGTCACTGTGGGACCCCGGGCTCGGGAAGCCCCCTGTCCTGACTGGGAGAGGTGCAGCTGGGGTCCCAGCCTGCTGCCCTCAGTACACCGGGacagtagcagtgtgtgtgtgtgtgtgtgtgtgtgtgtgtgtgtgtgtgtgtgtgttttactgtgtgtgttgAGTTGGTTGTTGGTTATTGGGTTGTTTTTGTCGTGTAACTTCCCTGTTGAGCTGTAAGTCTGATTTTAGAGCAAGATAAAGTCTGAAGCTGTAAAACTGTGCTGAGCTGCTGCTTCTGTGGGTTAAAAAGAGCTGTATTATAGTTAACTAGAAAGAACCTGGAAAGAAAAGTAAGATGTTTTTGATGCTACACCAACAAAGCAGCTAGTGAGAAAAGCAACCCAGTGTTTCCTGGGTTTACGATACAATATacagcaatatattgtgatattgtgagcAGCTAGTGGCCCAGTGGCTCTGTACACAGGCTGCTGGAAGTGCatggctgaaaaaaaatatatatagagtatTACTTTACATGTAGATGTGCACTTATTAAAACACtctattaacattatttaatattttcgATTTTTTGAGCAGGCACTCTACACTGCTAAAAATCCAATTACAgacaaaatgtttaatatttaatacactgagacgtatatgcttatattaagcaaacacATAGATTAAGCACATTTCTCCTAGTAAGATTTCTTAGAATACGCAATCGCTTATAAAGTTTCAAAATGAGTGAGGCTAAGATTTGAACACAATAAtctgaataacttgactggtgacatttatgcttttttttaaagattttaagattgttattcctaaaataagcaaaataatcttacacttgaACTGTTTGGTAAGACATAAATCTTTTTCCCCGAAAGAAGAGCACTTTGTCTCTTTTGTGTCACTCTAGAGGGAACTTGAGTGATGCTGATGATTCTTTTTCAAACATGGGGGCATCTGAAAGTGTTTGCCCCCGTGTCCCCAAACCTTCCTTAAGTCCACTAGTAAGCAACGAAtgattatattgtgattatttgcTTAATTAGGGCCTAAATTGCTTAAATCACTTTAATGCTCTCATTTTCACTCATTACTTCAACTCAAGCAGTATCTTGCTGGACTATGTAGTTAATGACGTAATGAGTTAGTGCTCTgggtgtttttatatatttttgatgctAAAGAAACAAATTATCACGGAAAATTGTGTTTACGATTACAATTCAATATAGCAGGTGCGGACAAAATGATTCACCAGTAGATGTGCACTCATTAAAACACATTATCAGAATTTCTTGATCTTGAAGGCACACTATCAGTTTTTTCCCACAATAAGGGCAGCCAGTAGAGCACTTTGTCTCTTTTGTGCTGCTCTAGAGGGCACTTAagtgatgctttttaaactatgAGGGCATTGACGGGGGCGGTTGTTGCCCCCATTCACTTACCCCTTCCTTATATTCGCTAGTgagcaaggtgatatattgtgatggCATAAATTGATAACAATTgcaaaacattttacaataagggtcacaaataacagtactcacgacagtaataaatatatatatatataactagtaaatattgttgaatggttaagtaatgtctcagctAATTAACTAAATttaacactagttaagatattattaaacacatttttttaaagaatgttgtaaataataatgaattgagacattagttaaatattataatgatgtttgaaatagtgtcaattaataattagtagagaAGTTAATTTGCTTCCAAAATTGCTTACATTTCATCACTTCCACTTACTACATAAACtcaagcatgttttttttaaccatgaGGGTACTGGAGGGGGCGGTTGCCCCCCTAAACACACCCCCTCATCCTTGAGCAAGGTGATAGATTGTGATTGCTTACAATTgcccacatttttttcagttccACTTAATACTTAAACTGAAGCAGTGTGTTGGTGGACTGTGTGGTTTGTGATGATCTGTCTGACCCCTTGGCATATACAGTGTTTACTGTGTAATACTTCACTGTAATACTTTGTAACCCCTAGTTAAAAAGACAGTTTGCTGCATTTTCAGTTAGTTAAGCTACTGATGCATTGTCTGGAACAAGCTTTAGCTGTAGTCTGTGGAATGTCTgccaggctgtgtgtgtgtgcgtgcgtgtgtgtgggtgtgtgtatgtgtgtgagagggacTTTTGAAGCCTGTGTGTGGGCTGATGGTGTGGTGACCCCTGACAAGAAGTGTTTCTGTTTCTGATGCCTGAGTCTGGTGGTTTTCTGGTGGCATTATGCACACTTATCATGATATCTGCTGGGTCTGATCTTGTTAGAAATGGCCGAACTACTTTTTAGCACTTAGTGCAGAGCTGACATACGCTGTACACTGAGGAGGAAATATGAGTGGACTATAGGTAAGTTTTCTAATTTACAGTTAATTTGTTGGCTAATGTGTTGTTTTAAAGTTTATTTGTTGAGTATATAGTCATACATGGTACAACTAGCAGTGAAATGCGTTAAAAAAGCGCCAGAAGTGGGACTGGTGGACATCAATTAGGCCTAGGTGTTTTCTTTCGATGTAAAATCAAATAATGatgattaaataaatgatatGGTGTCCAAGTTCAAAATGAATCACTTTCTTGGTAACTGACCCTGAgtattttttgagttttttaatGCTACATTAAAAGTGTATTAACAAGAAAAGTAGTGAATCCTGGGGTTGGGTTCATTTTGTTCTCCCAGTTCAGTTCCTGGACTGCTTTCCTGTTGCTCTCAACCCTCACCTTTCCGCTTAACCctttaactgtaacactagttTCTAGATCCGTAtttatcaattttcttttttttttaaatagtacatTTAGCAACCAAATATTCACATCATCCAGCCTATTGATACAGTAGAActagaatgtaaaataaaacaacatggaCACATACATAAAACCCCTTTAATTACAAACTCgaacatttacacatacatagacagtacatgtcccaatgtgtgtgaatgcattcagatactttatgttgcacccattgctgacaaaggGTAAGCATGCAAATACACACATAGCTTGTCCAAGCCCTGTTGGGAAGTATTGTCAATATCAGAGGACTCTTTGGAAGAGATAAACATGTACCTATTAGCATAAATaaaagctgtgaagcagtggaactgtgttttatGGAATGATGATGGTCCATCTCTTGGGAATGCAAATCAAATATtcactccaaaatctagtagtaaAACTtgcctgtacagtagagacagatgAGAGATACTCAACAACAGCAGAATAAACTCTATTAATCACAACAATCGTATGTGGTTACAGTGCACTTACATAATCCCAAACTTTAAACATTCCAAAATAAGTGTTGCACCTCTGATACAGGTATTGGTATCAGGCTGAGTACTGGTGGCTGAAATGGTATAAATTATTAGAAGTACTTACAGTATCCACACAGCACCCTTAAACTGTACGCCGATTAGCCTTAACATCATGGGTGATAAAGTAAATAACGTTTACTTTAATCATTGTCTATCTGATGAGAAGCCAAATGGTCAGAAAGGCTTCTTCATAGGTCCTGTGTAGTATCAGAAGTAATTATTACCTGCTAGAGTGCTCTAAGGAAGGACAATCTGTAAACCGGCAGTGGAATCATGGGTGCCCAAGGCTCACTGATACTCATGGAGTCCATAAATGGACTTAAATGGTCAGCTGCTTACATTTTGGTGCTAGATTCCAAAGGATACCTTCAGAGTTCGTATAGAGTCCAAGCCTCGATAAGTCAGAGCTGTTTTTGTGGCACATGGGGGACTGATGCAATATTACATAATTCATaaaccatgtttgtaatagagaaAGGGTGCTGTTACTTTGATGGCATGactcaaataattatttaaaacagtgtactgtcaaaaatatttaatttttttagttaatgTTTTTTACACATATCTTACTGCCTTTCCCTCATTATGCCTTTTAATTAATGACATATCAAATTAACAATATAGCTTGTATTACAGGGTTACCTTTCTTGTCAGAGACATATTTcgtattttatgtgtttatgtaatTCAAACAGAAACAGTCTTTAAAACTGATTTACACTATATGGACGAAAGTACTGGGAAACCTGCTGATTAGTTGTTTCTCCTGAAATCAATTGTATTAAAAGAAGATTATcttgcttttgctggagtaactgtttctactgtccatggtagattttggagcattgctgccaagatttggttgcattcagcaGCATATCTCCATAtctccaactctccaactcatctcaTAATATTGaatagagctccatcattccagggCGCTCTGCTCCACAACtgaatgctgggggctttataccgtCTAGTTaagcctggcattagacatggtaccAGTAGGGTTTTAGCAGTACCTctatacagggactagacaagctgtgtttgtatTTTCACATTATCAACGGTTGTTTTAATGGGTGCAACTAAACGAATCCAAATTAATGCATATATTAGCATGAATGTCCACAATTATTTGGACACATAGGCCAATGTAACTGTGAGGAATTGACCTTCGCTGTTCTGTAAACACAGACTGGACCCTTAACCAAGCTTTTGCGTAGCTAGTTTTAGTCCAGCATTAGGATCATGAACTTTTGTGGAGAAAGTTGACACCCTTCAGAGCAAAACAGAATGGAATGTCACTGGGACCAGATTAGGCTGCGAGGTTCATCACTTCCTGTTCTTTACGAGGTCACTTCCTGCCTAAAGCCCCCATGGCGCTGTGGGAGGAAGTGGGCGCGGCCCTGTGTCTATTCCCTGTTACTGGCAAATGGTCTCAATGTGGCTGCAGTGGTTCCTTGTTGACCAACAGAGCAGAATCTGTGTGAACCTGGCTGTGCCCGATTGTGACTGAGTtcgtttaaatagttttaaacaagTTGGCAAAACTTTGGGGACACTTTTGGGGTAAATCTGatgaattaaaaagaaataaaataatttttcttGTTAGGTTCAGCTCAGCTTTTTATGGGTCAGCCTGAATCACTGTCCCGCCAGGCTGCACCAGGACCCCCAGAGTGTGAGCTACGTTAGCATGTGAAGCTTATGTGAAATAGTTTAGCCGTGTTGTCCTGCTGATAGTAAGAGAATGAGTAGATCTGACctgttgatttaataataaaatgagaaCTGTTTACACTATTTTCTTTTTGTGAATGCAGGTCTGTTAATGAAATCTGGttctgtaaaatgtgaaatctcTCCCTGGAGGAAACTGACATCATGTGGAAAAAGGAAGTGGCTGTGTTTGTGACACCTGACTTCCTATTCCTAAGAC
Proteins encoded in this window:
- the sesn2 gene encoding sestrin-2; the encoded protein is MKEESAVEVPQPLPSGPSAFIPAQVILDEGARQEVMTDTLLSVSHADHIATIMGLHPAYLGCFLRTQNALLQPDGPLPLPWRHYIIIMASARHQCSYLVKLHSSAFQLAGGDESWLRGLHCAPPKIQRLQTLNKLLAHRPWLITQEHIQELVCPGADPRWSLAELIQAVVLMSHAHSLASFIWGCGIHPEPDSTAKQHPPSASPAERLAQPPPPQREDPNRQEWTEAVNEVQLLMEKMMLVQQQEEEFTPEEMVTRFERERTESILEPAEVVRAALPDSISRFVQDPDFIYQDFSPRGEQSPPTMRAQDYSWEDHGFSLMNRLYGEMAQLLDEKFQVVCALTYHTMAMHTHVDTSTLRKALWNYIHCIYGIRHDDYDYGEVNQLLERSLKVFVKTAACHPEKTTLRMYSSFWRQFLHSEKVHVNLLLMEARLQAALLYALRAITRYMT